In Methanocella paludicola SANAE, the sequence TAATATCCGGATAATTGACCAATAGGGCATCCACAAGGTTATCCCATTTTGATGGATCGAACAAGCCATCATTGATTCGCTGTTGCTTGACATCGATTATGGTCGTGCCGAGAATTTTCCCCAGTTTATCATAGTCTTCATAACAATATTCCTCAAGCAATGGTATAATGTCGTCGCGAAGCACGCGACAGAATTTGGAAAAATCTTTCAACGGTTGTCCATTTTCGAGAAGGTAAGTGTGTCCAATCAAGAGGTTTCGTGCGTCAGGTCCTACATTATCAAGGATACTGCTATTTATTGCATCTAGCCATGCGCCAAGGGGTATACCATTTATTTGAGCATTGCCGAGTATATCGTAATCTGGCATTAGTTCCACGAACCCAAAGCGTCTCCGCAGGGCTGCGTCAAGCAATGAGATAGATTTGTCAGCGGTGTTCATAGTGCCAATGATAAACACGTTAGGTGGGACACGTAAGGCATTCCCACTTAATGGGAGTAATACAGGCTTATTCCTCTTGTCCTTCTCCATTATAGTCATCAATTCGCCAAAAATGCGGGGAGTATCACCCCGGTTGAATTCATCAATAATCAGGTAATAATTATGGATGCTACTGGCGGCTTCGGCACATAATTTCTTGAAGATTCCATCCTCTACATTAAAGACCATTTGGCCATTCTCTACCATGGAACGGTATCCTTCGATGAAGTCCTCATAACCAAATGATGGGTGGAATGTACACATCCTTACTAAGCCGCTTTTATTTTTGTCACCCTCGATCACCCGTTTCTCCTCTTCGGTAAGATCTTTAAAAGATTTATTGAATGCTGATCGGGATGCTAATTCCTTGGCAGCCTTCTCCGCCCAATATGTTTTTCCTGTGCCTGGAGGTCCATACAGAATGACCTGGCTTTTACGTTCTAACACAGACTGGATTCTACTTATGATACCTGTGAGTATTGGCAGAGGAGGTTGGGGTGCTACATAAGGTTTGTTAAGATATTTTTCAACAGTCATTAAAGTACCTTGACTGGTTATTTGATATACAGGCAAGTCAGTATCCTCTATACCCATCGCTTCCTCGTCGTTCAGGGAAAGCCATTCTACCGGTAGTTGATGGGATAGTTCATAGGATGGGACATAAGAATAATTCCCAATAACATTACCCGCTCCGAGAATATGATATCCAGATGTTATAAGCACTAAATCGCCCTCGTTAATCCTGTTAGCAAAGTAGAAGACCTGTTGTGCGGCTTTTGTAGATGCAGGTGGAGATAAAGAGTACTGTGACTCAATAGATTTTTTGATACTATCCAATCCTGATCGTGAATCAGGGGTTTGGGATATATCTCCAATATCAGACCAACTAATAGCTATACTGTTGTTACTCCGCATCCATTCCCATTGTTTTTTCCCCGGACCATCATCGTTGATACTTATCCTCCAGTAATTATATGGTCGCCCATATTTCAGCCTCAGGATTGTCGTTAAATAGATGATTGGCATACCTAGTTCTTTGGCCATGGCAACATATTTCCCGGCACAAATAAACCTTCCAACGCCCTCAGGCGGCATAACCAAAGCTTTTCTTAAATAAAACCTCTGATAATTAGCATTGTGGAAATCATCCAGCTTACTTGGATATAGTAGGCTAAGATATTTATGGCCCCAGGAGACCTGGCTAAAATAGGCGAAAGCAGGATCCATGCGCTTCACATTTAATAATTTTTTCTGGAGCTCCTCGTACTCCGCATCGCTAGCATTCTCTGGCAGATCGCCCATAAGTTTGGAACACTCTAAAAGCTCTTCACGCTGGCCCCTGGCGATCCTTATCGCCTCATCCTCGGTAATAATTTTTTGCTTTTGCGGCGATCCAGTAACCCAATCCCCTTTCCTGCTCTGATAAATATAGAATTTTAATGCGCTACCACCACCAATACTACCGAAAATATTTGTTTCGAACTCCTCGTCATTCTTGAATTCTAACCAGTATGCCAAGCTGTCACGGCTGTTCTTGCCATGCATGTACTCAAGGAGTGCTTTCCCATCTAAACTGGCAAGAACCTCGGGGTTGAATTTTTTACGAAAATTGCTAAGATTATTATTGATTGACGTTAGAGACTGTAAATCACCTTTTCTCACACTCTCTTCATAAAATTGTAGTAAATCAGTTTGCATTTTGCTATCTAATACCAAATACGTCACGCCCTTAACATAATAGGAATTATAGGTAGATGAATTATTCGCCAATTAATATACTCTTGCTATTGCATTATATGTAATTGAAATAAAATAAAAAAATGATGATTATCTAACATATTCTCGATATGCATCTGCAAAAACTGATTTAATCACTTCTCTATTACCCTCAAACATCCCTTCGTCGATGTTCAATCGTAGGACTGCTCTTTGTCTATCAATCCCTAATACATCTATGTTACTATTATTAAACTTACTTTTTAATACCTCTAAATCAGATGAACGGATATGGACTCTTAAGAACCTTCTCATAGGTATAAACGCTACAAAATTATTAGCCCTATTATTCTGCGTTAATCCAATGTAATAGACATTATATTTTAATGTCAAATTTTGATCAATTTCCTTTAATATTTCATAACATTGATCCACTAATTTCATTGAAGTTAACGAGCTTTTATCCTCCCAATAAGACCTATCAACAGGTTCGCCTTTTTCATTATCTTCTTCATCAGTACCTAAAGAAGCTTCATCTAATACTTTTGTAAAATTTAACGTTAATGTATTACCTATTTGAATAGCGTTTAATTGTAATGCTATAATTGGTATAGCTCCATTTAAAAGAGATATTACATTTAAAAATCTGGATGTTATATCTTCAGCCACAATTACTGCACAGTGATCGTAATCTCTGTATCTATTTTGCTCAATATCCCAATATTCAATGGCTCTAATTATGTGACTTTCATCGATTTTGCCAAGCATAAGCTCGACTTCATATCTTTTATTATTATCCGCATCTTCAAAGAGAAGGTCTAGCCTACCAGCTTTTGGTTGCATTCTCTCTTTATCTTTT encodes:
- a CDS encoding McrB family protein, which encodes MVLDSKMQTDLLQFYEESVRKGDLQSLTSINNNLSNFRKKFNPEVLASLDGKALLEYMHGKNSRDSLAYWLEFKNDEEFETNIFGSIGGGSALKFYIYQSRKGDWVTGSPQKQKIITEDEAIRIARGQREELLECSKLMGDLPENASDAEYEELQKKLLNVKRMDPAFAYFSQVSWGHKYLSLLYPSKLDDFHNANYQRFYLRKALVMPPEGVGRFICAGKYVAMAKELGMPIIYLTTILRLKYGRPYNYWRISINDDGPGKKQWEWMRSNNSIAISWSDIGDISQTPDSRSGLDSIKKSIESQYSLSPPASTKAAQQVFYFANRINEGDLVLITSGYHILGAGNVIGNYSYVPSYELSHQLPVEWLSLNDEEAMGIEDTDLPVYQITSQGTLMTVEKYLNKPYVAPQPPLPILTGIISRIQSVLERKSQVILYGPPGTGKTYWAEKAAKELASRSAFNKSFKDLTEEEKRVIEGDKNKSGLVRMCTFHPSFGYEDFIEGYRSMVENGQMVFNVEDGIFKKLCAEAASSIHNYYLIIDEFNRGDTPRIFGELMTIMEKDKRNKPVLLPLSGNALRVPPNVFIIGTMNTADKSISLLDAALRRRFGFVELMPDYDILGNAQINGIPLGAWLDAINSSILDNVGPDARNLLIGHTYLLENGQPLKDFSKFCRVLRDDIIPLLEEYCYEDYDKLGKILGTTIIDVKQQRINDGLFDPSKWDNLVDALLVNYPDITKSPQAHDSTGEEEQLTG